In one Agathobacter rectalis ATCC 33656 genomic region, the following are encoded:
- a CDS encoding GNAT family N-acetyltransferase: MIIIIDEASAKLASFYYHDEIFKPQWKCAADMSSASDELHDEFQEKLQEKLPDELREKLYVVLPADESINDFQKTTIQESADNTAKANTGNLRIPKAPTDCIWIVSDRQQKQIADSLGIASVGEPQCGTRYAVESLAELDIEYLERVRRRYNHIPWDIGETDRCLIRELSLADLPALYELYDKPGMTDFVEPLYDYETELEYQKAYIENMYDFYEYGMWLVFSKETGKLIGRAGLEHNEMGYMIAPEFQNLGYATEVCRFIVDYARKNTDFEELYCRIDEKNVASVRLAKRLGFVRNGQIGNERNTGGLDRYVLSI; encoded by the coding sequence ATGATAATAATTATTGATGAGGCAAGCGCAAAACTTGCCTCTTTTTACTATCATGACGAGATATTCAAGCCACAGTGGAAGTGCGCAGCCGATATGTCATCTGCGTCAGACGAGTTGCATGATGAATTTCAGGAAAAACTGCAAGAAAAACTGCCTGATGAGCTGCGGGAAAAACTGTATGTTGTGCTACCGGCAGATGAATCAATTAATGACTTCCAAAAAACAACGATACAAGAATCTGCAGATAACACAGCGAAAGCTAATACGGGAAATCTAAGAATACCGAAAGCTCCCACCGACTGCATCTGGATAGTATCCGACAGGCAGCAGAAGCAAATAGCTGACTCACTCGGCATAGCATCGGTAGGAGAACCGCAGTGTGGCACGCGCTATGCAGTGGAAAGCCTTGCAGAGCTTGATATTGAGTATCTTGAGCGGGTGCGCAGGCGGTATAATCATATCCCATGGGATATTGGCGAGACAGACAGATGCCTGATACGTGAGCTTTCACTGGCAGACCTTCCGGCGCTCTATGAGCTTTATGACAAGCCCGGCATGACAGACTTTGTGGAACCGCTTTACGACTACGAGACAGAGCTTGAATACCAGAAAGCATACATAGAGAACATGTATGACTTTTACGAGTATGGTATGTGGCTTGTGTTTTCAAAGGAAACAGGGAAGCTGATAGGACGGGCGGGACTTGAGCACAATGAAATGGGTTATATGATAGCACCGGAATTTCAGAACCTGGGCTATGCCACGGAGGTGTGCCGCTTTATCGTAGACTATGCGCGGAAAAACACAGACTTTGAGGAGCTCTACTGCCGGATAGATGAGAAAAATGTGGCATCGGTGCGTCTTGCAAAAAGACTTGGATTTGTCAGAAACGGACAAATCGGGAATGAGAGAAATACCGGTGGATTAGATAGGTATGTTCTTTCAATCTGA
- a CDS encoding peptidylprolyl isomerase, translated as MAQNPIVTITMENGDVIKAELYPEIAPNTVNNFISLINHNFYDGVCFHRVIKGFMLQGGDPDGNGTGGPGYEIKGEFTHNGFKNDLKHTAGVLSMARTMIPDSAGSQFFIMHQDAPHLDGEYAAFGKVIEGMDVVNKIAEVRTDYMDKPLEAQVMKTVTVETFGVDYPEPETV; from the coding sequence ATGGCACAGAATCCAATCGTAACAATCACAATGGAAAACGGCGATGTAATCAAGGCGGAGCTTTATCCGGAAATCGCACCAAACACAGTAAACAACTTTATCAGCTTAATCAATCACAACTTCTATGACGGAGTATGCTTCCACCGTGTAATCAAGGGCTTCATGCTCCAGGGCGGAGATCCGGACGGAAACGGCACAGGCGGTCCTGGCTATGAAATCAAGGGCGAGTTCACACACAACGGCTTCAAAAATGACTTAAAGCACACAGCCGGTGTACTTTCAATGGCACGTACCATGATACCTGACTCAGCAGGCAGCCAGTTCTTCATCATGCATCAGGATGCACCACATCTCGACGGTGAGTATGCGGCATTCGGCAAAGTAATCGAGGGCATGGATGTGGTAAACAAGATCGCAGAGGTGCGCACAGACTACATGGACAAACCACTTGAGGCTCAGGTCATGAAGACAGTTACAGTTGAGACCTTCGGAGTGGACTATCCGGAGCCGGAGACAGTTTAA
- a CDS encoding UDP-N-acetylmuramoyl-tripeptide--D-alanyl-D-alanine ligase codes for MSDKYMKNLTFANIAKACEGTYIGDETLLDTTITGAVIDSRQVKEGYLFIPIKGERVDGHKFIPTVFEQGAAIVLSEHELTDPAGPYVLVESTTDAMKKLAAFYRKSLDIKVVGITGSVGKTSTKEMISSVLEQKYSVHKTAGNFNNEIGLPLTIFGIRESHQVAVLEMGISDFGEMHRLSTMSCPDVMVITNIGYCHLEFLGDRDGVLKAKTECFEHMMPDAVAVLNADDDKLATVQTVNGKPAIYYGKESASGVHKSVYTTNIENLGFDGMKAHFVTPEGEFDAHIHIPGEHNVYNAMAAAAVGLQLGLTIAEIKSGIEKAETIAGRTNFIKTHGMTVIDDCYNANPVSMKSSIEVLSHAKGRTIAVLGDMGELGSDEKKLHHEVGEAVGENHIHTLFAAGELAKEYAAGAAEKSSDVDIHYFEDRETMTQELLSYVKEGDTILVKASHFMEFPKVVEALSK; via the coding sequence ATGTCGGATAAGTACATGAAGAATCTTACATTTGCAAATATTGCAAAGGCCTGTGAGGGCACATACATAGGCGATGAGACACTGCTTGATACGACAATCACCGGCGCCGTCATAGACAGCAGACAGGTGAAGGAGGGCTATCTTTTTATCCCGATAAAGGGAGAAAGGGTGGACGGACACAAATTCATTCCGACTGTGTTTGAGCAGGGGGCGGCAATTGTGCTCTCTGAGCATGAGCTGACGGATCCGGCAGGCCCATATGTGCTTGTTGAATCAACCACCGATGCCATGAAAAAGCTCGCGGCATTTTACAGAAAAAGCCTAGATATCAAGGTGGTGGGCATCACCGGAAGTGTCGGCAAGACCAGCACCAAGGAGATGATATCATCAGTTCTTGAGCAGAAATACAGCGTCCACAAGACCGCAGGCAATTTCAACAACGAGATAGGCCTGCCACTCACTATTTTCGGAATCAGGGAAAGTCATCAGGTAGCGGTGCTTGAGATGGGCATATCTGATTTTGGCGAGATGCACAGACTTTCTACTATGTCGTGCCCGGATGTTATGGTCATCACCAATATCGGCTACTGCCATCTGGAGTTTTTGGGCGACAGGGACGGTGTGCTTAAAGCCAAGACAGAGTGCTTTGAGCATATGATGCCGGATGCGGTCGCAGTGCTGAATGCAGATGACGACAAGCTCGCCACAGTGCAGACGGTAAATGGAAAGCCTGCCATATACTATGGCAAGGAATCGGCTTCAGGCGTTCATAAATCAGTATATACCACAAATATTGAAAACCTGGGATTTGACGGCATGAAGGCTCATTTTGTCACTCCGGAGGGTGAGTTCGATGCACACATCCACATCCCGGGTGAGCACAATGTATACAATGCCATGGCGGCAGCGGCTGTCGGATTGCAGCTTGGCCTCACAATAGCTGAGATAAAATCAGGAATTGAGAAAGCAGAGACAATCGCAGGCCGTACCAATTTTATCAAAACACACGGCATGACAGTGATAGATGACTGCTACAATGCAAACCCTGTATCCATGAAATCCTCTATCGAGGTGCTTTCACATGCAAAGGGCAGGACAATAGCAGTGCTTGGCGACATGGGCGAGCTGGGAAGCGATGAGAAAAAGTTGCACCATGAGGTAGGCGAAGCAGTTGGAGAGAATCATATCCACACTCTTTTTGCCGCAGGAGAGCTTGCAAAGGAATATGCAGCCGGGGCAGCGGAGAAATCATCCGATGTAGACATCCACTATTTCGAGGATAGGGAGACCATGACACAGGAGCTTCTTTCATATGTGAAGGAGGGCGACACCATACTGGTGAAGGCATCACACTTCATGGAGTTTCCGAAGGTGGTAGAGGCTCTGAGTAAGTAA
- a CDS encoding D-alanine--D-alanine ligase family protein codes for MNIVVLAGGLSTERDVSFKTGSMVAKALKENGHKVILLDVFMGYSDREEDLTGIFDRADEISVQVSDIPTEAPDLAKVKASRKDQSPCFFGPNVIKMCQMADIVFMALHGENGENGKIQAAFDLFGVKYTGSDYLSSAIAMNKETSKQFFLANGIPTPKGISMTRATRQDDITKLDLTLPCVVKPCCGGSSIGVTIVRDAAEFKAALDDAFKWENELVIEEFVQGREFSVGVIEGKALPIIEIAPKEGFYDYKNKYKAGSTVETCPAELPEQVTKDMQHYAEEVARVIGLDTYSRSDFLLNDKNEMFCLEANTLPGMTPTSLLPQEAAVIGMSFNQLCEHLIDISLKKYEV; via the coding sequence ATGAACATCGTAGTACTTGCCGGAGGGCTCAGCACAGAGAGAGATGTTTCCTTCAAGACAGGAAGCATGGTAGCTAAGGCGCTCAAAGAGAACGGCCACAAAGTTATATTATTGGATGTATTTATGGGATATAGTGACAGGGAGGAGGACCTGACAGGTATATTTGACCGCGCGGACGAGATAAGCGTGCAGGTCAGCGATATTCCGACAGAGGCACCTGACCTCGCAAAGGTAAAGGCTTCCAGAAAGGACCAGTCACCTTGCTTCTTCGGACCAAATGTCATCAAGATGTGTCAGATGGCAGACATTGTTTTCATGGCACTCCACGGAGAAAACGGAGAGAACGGAAAGATACAGGCAGCATTTGACCTCTTCGGTGTCAAATATACAGGCAGCGATTATTTAAGCTCAGCCATCGCCATGAACAAGGAGACATCAAAGCAGTTCTTCCTTGCAAACGGTATCCCTACTCCAAAGGGCATTTCCATGACCAGAGCGACCAGACAGGACGATATCACAAAGCTTGACCTGACACTTCCATGCGTGGTAAAGCCATGCTGCGGCGGTTCAAGCATCGGTGTCACTATCGTTAGGGATGCGGCAGAGTTCAAGGCGGCACTTGACGATGCCTTCAAGTGGGAAAATGAGCTGGTTATCGAGGAATTTGTACAGGGCAGGGAGTTCTCTGTCGGCGTTATCGAGGGAAAGGCTCTTCCTATTATAGAGATTGCACCGAAGGAGGGCTTCTACGATTATAAGAATAAATACAAGGCGGGCAGTACAGTAGAGACATGTCCGGCCGAGCTTCCTGAGCAGGTGACAAAGGATATGCAGCACTATGCAGAGGAGGTTGCGCGTGTTATCGGGCTTGACACATATTCACGCTCAGACTTTTTGCTCAACGACAAAAATGAGATGTTCTGCCTCGAGGCAAACACACTGCCGGGCATGACTCCGACCAGTCTTCTGCCACAGGAGGCAGCGGTTATCGGTATGAGCTTTAATCAGCTCTGTGAGCATCTGATTGACATATCTTTGAAAAAATATGAGGTGTAG
- a CDS encoding transposase: protein MQIEQLSDIKALVMRLKSDPVTGSKTQSWLRLCRKIKDNSRFITAPFRETKAFEKLYNQRTSVERTFGDLKDNYNLDNIRVAKMARAKVFMDLSCIALIASRLPDAASKEKTTKIVQIYHYKNSDIKRAILNKNQLN, encoded by the coding sequence ATGCAAATAGAGCAATTATCAGATATAAAGGCATTGGTTATGCGTCTCAAATCTGACCCGGTTACCGGTTCTAAGACGCAGTCTTGGTTACGATTATGTCGAAAAATCAAAGATAATTCAAGGTTTATTACAGCACCATTCAGAGAAACAAAAGCATTTGAAAAACTATATAATCAACGAACCAGCGTAGAGCGTACGTTCGGAGATTTAAAAGATAATTACAACCTTGATAACATCCGGGTTGCAAAAATGGCAAGGGCAAAAGTCTTTATGGATTTATCTTGTATTGCCCTTATTGCATCAAGACTACCAGATGCAGCCAGCAAGGAAAAAACCACAAAAATAGTACAAATTTATCATTACAAAAATTCTGATATAAAAAGAGCAATATTAAACAAAAACCAACTAAATTAA
- the hpf gene encoding ribosome hibernation-promoting factor, HPF/YfiA family has translation MRITISGKNIELTEGLKQAVEEKLSKLEKFFKPDTDVYVTLSVEKDRQKIEVTIPAKGHVIRSEQVSNDMYVSIDLVEEVIERQLRKYRTKISAKKYAPAIFQDDFVEADDAEDEEIKIVRTKRFGMKPMYPEDACIQMELSGHDFFVFRNAENDEVNVVYKRKGHTYGLIEPEC, from the coding sequence ATGAGAATAACAATTTCAGGAAAAAACATCGAATTAACAGAGGGGCTTAAGCAGGCAGTAGAGGAGAAGCTGTCAAAGCTGGAGAAGTTTTTTAAACCGGACACAGACGTATACGTTACACTCAGCGTAGAAAAGGATAGACAGAAAATCGAGGTTACTATCCCGGCAAAGGGACATGTTATCCGTTCAGAGCAGGTCAGCAATGATATGTACGTATCAATTGACCTCGTAGAGGAAGTAATCGAGAGACAGCTTCGCAAATACAGAACCAAGATTTCCGCAAAGAAGTATGCACCGGCGATATTCCAGGATGATTTCGTGGAGGCAGACGATGCAGAGGACGAGGAAATCAAGATTGTCCGTACAAAGAGATTTGGTATGAAGCCTATGTATCCTGAGGATGCATGCATCCAGATGGAGCTCTCAGGCCACGATTTCTTCGTATTCAGAAATGCAGAGAATGACGAAGTAAATGTAGTCTACAAGAGAAAAGGACATACATACGGACTTATCGAACCGGAATGTTAG
- a CDS encoding ABC-F family ATP-binding cassette domain-containing protein produces the protein MLYQISNGAVAFGDDVILHSIDFEIRNTEKIAIVGRNGCGKTTLLKLISGEVEMEKLDSDESAFIAKAGNPEIGYLKQIAFDDPDVTLEQEVRKCFVKMDERKAELARAAAELEHDYSDEKVARYTAMEEAFKDDGGYYYEKEYEVMIRKFGFSDDERKKPIRDFSGGQQTKIAFIKLLLSKPDILLLDEPTNHLDVTTIEWLEGYLKSYPKAVVVVSHDRMFLDNVVDVVYEIEYGTARRYPGNYTNFIARKKENYDKQMKDHIAQQKEIERLQRMVTRFKGKPTKTAMAQSKQKAIDRMVIIEAPDKYDNKTFHANFQPEKETGNDVLYTSELAIGYDHPLSVVSLDLKRGEKLGILGGNGLGKSTFLKTIVGKIPALSGEYRFGTNVQIGYFDQQMAMYTSSKTVLDDFWDEYPNLTETEARNALGAFLFSGEDVFKNVNMLSGGEKVRLALCKILKTRPNVLVLDEPTNHMDIVGKETLESMLKDYKGTLIFVSHDRYFVKKVATQLLVFEDGTTNLYQFGYEQYQEKLDREAEESKNVYRGNAIFGGAISQNVSSQTGSDANRSTSQTVAAGNVGESTNANSAAQAGGMAVSSTGKAYYNPGKERSKIQKKVKKAEEDLAVKEAKLDELKAELMKPEYQSSYSKLTEIQNEIDSLEEEILIDMEAWEELSSQLEALG, from the coding sequence ATGCTCTACCAGATAAGTAATGGCGCTGTCGCATTTGGCGACGACGTCATTTTGCATAGTATAGATTTTGAAATCAGAAACACAGAAAAGATAGCGATAGTCGGCAGAAACGGCTGTGGCAAGACAACACTTTTAAAGCTCATTTCAGGCGAGGTTGAGATGGAAAAGCTCGACAGCGATGAGAGCGCCTTTATTGCAAAGGCAGGAAACCCCGAGATAGGGTATCTGAAGCAGATTGCGTTTGATGATCCTGATGTGACACTCGAGCAGGAGGTGCGCAAATGCTTCGTGAAAATGGACGAGCGAAAGGCAGAGCTTGCGCGCGCGGCGGCAGAGCTCGAGCATGATTATTCCGATGAAAAGGTAGCCAGATATACCGCGATGGAGGAGGCCTTCAAGGATGATGGTGGCTACTATTATGAGAAGGAATATGAGGTCATGATCCGCAAGTTCGGCTTCTCAGATGATGAGCGCAAAAAGCCAATCCGTGACTTTTCCGGAGGTCAGCAGACCAAGATAGCATTCATAAAGCTGCTTTTGTCAAAGCCTGACATACTGCTTCTCGACGAGCCGACCAACCACCTCGATGTCACGACGATTGAGTGGCTTGAGGGCTATCTGAAGTCGTACCCGAAGGCAGTGGTTGTCGTATCCCATGACCGTATGTTTCTCGACAATGTGGTAGATGTGGTATACGAGATAGAGTACGGCACAGCAAGGCGCTATCCGGGTAATTATACCAATTTTATCGCCCGCAAAAAGGAAAACTACGACAAGCAGATGAAGGATCACATCGCCCAGCAGAAGGAGATAGAGCGTTTACAGCGTATGGTTACGCGATTCAAGGGCAAGCCGACCAAGACAGCCATGGCACAGTCAAAGCAGAAGGCTATCGACCGCATGGTGATTATCGAGGCACCGGACAAGTACGACAACAAGACCTTCCATGCCAATTTCCAGCCCGAAAAGGAGACCGGAAACGATGTGCTTTATACATCAGAGCTTGCAATCGGCTATGACCATCCGCTCTCCGTAGTGTCGCTTGATTTGAAAAGAGGCGAAAAGCTTGGCATACTCGGCGGAAACGGACTTGGAAAATCGACATTTTTAAAGACTATCGTGGGTAAGATCCCTGCACTTTCAGGCGAGTACCGCTTCGGAACCAACGTGCAGATAGGATATTTCGACCAGCAGATGGCCATGTATACAAGCAGCAAGACTGTGCTCGATGATTTTTGGGATGAGTATCCGAATCTCACGGAAACCGAGGCCAGAAATGCACTCGGAGCCTTCCTTTTTTCAGGGGAGGACGTGTTCAAGAACGTAAATATGCTATCTGGAGGAGAAAAGGTCAGACTGGCGCTTTGCAAGATTTTAAAGACCAGACCGAACGTGCTCGTGCTCGATGAGCCAACTAACCATATGGATATCGTAGGCAAGGAAACGCTGGAGAGCATGCTTAAGGACTACAAGGGCACACTGATTTTTGTATCACACGACAGATATTTTGTGAAAAAGGTAGCCACACAGCTGCTTGTGTTCGAGGATGGCACGACCAATCTCTATCAGTTTGGCTATGAGCAGTATCAGGAAAAGCTCGATCGTGAGGCTGAGGAAAGCAAAAATGTATACAGAGGCAATGCAATATTTGGCGGCGCGATAAGCCAGAACGTCAGCAGTCAGACAGGCAGTGATGCAAACCGGAGCACGTCACAAACCGTTGCAGCAGGTAATGTGGGCGAAAGCACCAATGCAAATAGCGCAGCCCAGGCTGGCGGCATGGCTGTCTCATCAACCGGCAAGGCATACTACAACCCGGGCAAGGAGCGCTCAAAGATACAAAAAAAGGTCAAAAAGGCCGAGGAGGACCTGGCGGTCAAGGAAGCAAAGCTGGATGAGCTCAAGGCCGAGCTCATGAAGCCGGAGTATCAGTCAAGCTACTCAAAGCTCACGGAAATCCAGAACGAAATAGACTCTCTCGAGGAAGAAATCCTTATTGATATGGAGGCGTGGGAGGAGCTTTCCTCTCAGCTTGAGGCACTGGGATAG
- a CDS encoding ATP-binding protein — translation MYQEISKLLMYGDLPQDEILYKLGQLFEQFEVGEYNKTELVRDINTQVKRILKVATDYGFDDNLWHNYLTFFLMMSENPFSITCEKVGASDGSVNGLVANDFRIFKKLFDYDFKPIESALGIDCFTQISNYKAIVKKDLMYNHNVSEKVRALSKKLEAAKDEQEFFDVVTGFYKAYGVGMFGLNKAFRIEEHLDGGFSFMPINNMDAVMLDDLIGYEIQKKKLTDNTEAFVQGKKANNVLLFGDSGTGKSTSIKAIVNQYYDDGLRMIEIYKHQFKYLSKIIAAIKNRNYRFIIYMDDLSFEEHEIEYKFLKAVIEGGVETKPDNILIYATSNRRHLIKETWNDRNDQDNSNDKHHSDTVEEKLSLVNRFGVTISYSKPSQKEFFNIVTELARKSGCTLSDEELCREANKWELSHGGISGRTATQFVNYIMANN, via the coding sequence ATGTATCAGGAAATATCAAAATTACTTATGTACGGAGATTTACCTCAGGACGAGATACTTTATAAATTGGGACAGCTCTTTGAGCAGTTTGAGGTGGGCGAGTACAACAAGACAGAGCTTGTGCGTGACATCAATACACAGGTCAAGAGAATCTTAAAGGTAGCGACAGACTATGGTTTTGATGACAATTTGTGGCACAACTATCTCACTTTCTTCCTTATGATGAGTGAGAATCCGTTTTCCATCACCTGTGAGAAGGTCGGAGCCAGCGATGGCAGCGTAAATGGGCTTGTGGCAAACGATTTCAGGATTTTTAAGAAGCTTTTCGATTATGATTTCAAGCCAATCGAGTCAGCACTCGGAATCGACTGCTTCACACAGATCAGCAATTATAAGGCCATTGTGAAAAAGGACCTTATGTACAATCACAATGTCAGCGAGAAGGTAAGGGCGCTTAGCAAGAAGCTTGAGGCAGCTAAGGATGAGCAGGAGTTCTTTGATGTGGTAACAGGCTTTTACAAGGCATACGGAGTCGGCATGTTTGGTCTAAACAAGGCATTCAGGATTGAGGAGCATCTGGACGGTGGCTTTTCCTTCATGCCAATCAACAATATGGATGCGGTCATGCTCGATGACCTGATCGGCTATGAAATCCAGAAGAAAAAGCTCACAGACAATACAGAAGCGTTTGTGCAGGGCAAAAAGGCCAACAATGTGCTGCTTTTCGGAGACAGCGGAACCGGAAAATCAACAAGTATCAAGGCCATTGTCAATCAGTATTATGATGACGGACTGCGCATGATTGAGATATACAAGCATCAGTTTAAATATCTGTCAAAGATTATCGCAGCAATCAAAAACAGAAACTACAGATTTATCATATATATGGATGATCTCTCATTCGAGGAGCATGAGATTGAGTACAAGTTCCTAAAGGCAGTTATCGAGGGCGGTGTGGAGACAAAGCCTGACAACATACTGATTTATGCAACCTCTAACCGCCGTCACCTGATCAAGGAGACATGGAATGACCGCAATGACCAGGACAACAGCAATGACAAGCATCACTCAGATACAGTTGAGGAGAAGCTGTCACTTGTAAACCGTTTTGGTGTGACGATCAGCTACTCAAAGCCATCGCAGAAGGAGTTCTTCAATATCGTAACAGAGCTTGCGAGAAAGAGCGGCTGCACACTTTCAGACGAGGAGCTGTGCAGGGAGGCAAACAAGTGGGAGCTCAGCCATGGTGGTATTTCGGGACGTACTGCAACACAGTTTGTCAACTACATTATGGCTAACAATTAA
- a CDS encoding ATP-binding protein — MKKKINYYLVATALFVAIATMVSMTVINYYLFQKQVKEDLQVMAETIESTGILKQDINEIPQIDVEGIRVTWVDKDGTVLYDNQNDVKKLENHGDRPEVESAFDKGTGDSVRTSATMNSNTFYHAIKLNDGTVLRVSIAARSIWNMFASSIPAMLIVTVIIVGICVVLAKSLTRKLMKPIETLAGNLEQASVIQKKTEYKELVPFMNAIRIQHEGVLAAAKSRQDFTANVSHELKTPLTAISGYAELIENGMVEKEQQIHFATEIRRNAQRLLSLINDIIKLSELDSSEAQQGFEQLDLYGLVKDCIENLQVNAEQRKVALNFDGTDCMVRGNRQLLTELVENLCQNAIRYNNEGGTVNVTVHKLGGKTVLTVEDNGIGIPKDQQERVFERFYRVDKSRSKETGGTGLGLAIVKHIVELHDAGLTLDSEVGRGTTIKVEF, encoded by the coding sequence ATGAAAAAGAAGATTAATTACTATCTGGTAGCAACAGCACTTTTTGTAGCAATTGCCACTATGGTTTCCATGACAGTAATCAACTATTACCTCTTTCAGAAGCAGGTAAAGGAAGACCTGCAGGTCATGGCAGAGACAATAGAAAGCACCGGAATACTAAAACAGGATATAAATGAAATCCCGCAGATTGACGTGGAGGGTATTCGTGTCACCTGGGTTGACAAGGACGGCACAGTGCTGTATGACAATCAAAATGATGTGAAAAAACTTGAAAATCATGGCGATAGACCGGAAGTTGAATCAGCATTTGATAAAGGTACGGGAGACAGCGTGAGAACATCAGCCACCATGAACAGCAATACCTTCTATCATGCCATAAAGCTCAATGATGGAACTGTACTGCGTGTCTCCATTGCAGCAAGAAGTATCTGGAACATGTTTGCAAGCAGTATACCTGCCATGCTTATAGTGACGGTTATCATAGTTGGAATATGTGTGGTTCTCGCCAAGAGTCTGACCAGAAAGCTCATGAAGCCAATCGAGACACTCGCAGGCAACCTGGAGCAGGCCTCTGTCATCCAGAAAAAGACAGAGTACAAGGAGCTCGTGCCGTTCATGAATGCGATAAGGATACAGCATGAGGGCGTTCTTGCCGCGGCAAAGAGCAGACAGGACTTCACAGCCAATGTGTCACACGAGCTAAAGACTCCGCTCACAGCCATCTCCGGCTATGCAGAGCTCATAGAAAACGGCATGGTCGAAAAGGAGCAGCAGATTCATTTTGCCACTGAAATCAGAAGAAATGCACAGCGCCTGCTTTCCTTAATCAATGATATCATAAAGCTCTCGGAGCTTGATTCCAGCGAGGCGCAGCAGGGCTTTGAGCAGCTTGATCTGTACGGTCTGGTCAAGGACTGCATAGAAAATCTACAGGTGAATGCCGAGCAGAGAAAAGTAGCACTCAATTTTGACGGCACTGACTGCATGGTACGAGGCAACAGGCAGCTTCTCACGGAGCTCGTTGAGAATCTCTGCCAGAATGCTATCCGCTACAACAATGAGGGCGGCACCGTAAATGTGACGGTACACAAGCTCGGTGGCAAGACAGTTCTTACGGTCGAGGACAACGGCATAGGCATCCCAAAGGACCAGCAGGAGCGCGTTTTTGAGCGCTTCTACAGAGTAGACAAGAGCCGCTCGAAGGAGACTGGCGGCACGGGCCTTGGGCTTGCGATAGTAAAGCATATAGTGGAGCTGCATGATGCAGGGCTTACACTCGACAGCGAGGTGGGACGTGGCACAACAATAAAGGTGGAGTTTTAG